AGCCGACTCATCAAACGTGAAAGAAAGTGTTCTGTTCAAATAagaagaaatctgaaatgttcttttattaTGAGTGGCAGAAAACTTAACTCTGCATCCCTTCTCCCCCGATAAGggatgcatgtttgaggaaggACAATAGTGGGAaacccccccctccccccaaaaaacaattgAAGTCCAGATTACAGTCACAGTTGCAAAGGAATGGctatcaaagcatattcatgtgttcgAATGGCTCAGTCACTCATTGCAACAATGCAGTAACAAACCTGGCGAATTCGCTTTTCTTCTTTGTATTGCTTCCACACCACATTGTACATCTCATCCAAACCTTGTCGAGTCTGTTTGTATGTCTCCAGCTCCACCTGACTGTCCTGAAGCACTGCctgagaacaacaacaacaacaaaaaaacagggtTGTATTCTGTAgccttgtttcatttttaaaaagctttcagTCTCTTCCTGCACAATAGTTTCAAACCTCTTCCTTCTTCTGGCTCGTCAGCAGAATGGAATCATTCTCCTGCCTGAGCTGTTCCTGTTCCCCCTGCAGCGAGTTGATTCTGTCTGTTGCTGCTGTCAGCTAAGAAGAGCAAAAGCATTTATTGCACTTAGAGTTGGTCAAATAAATACACGGAGATCTTATGGTGACGGTAAAATGCCAGTAACCTCCTCCATGAGCTTGCTGTTGGTCTTTTCCAGAGAGTCCATCTTCGCCTGCAGGTCGGTGACGGTGCCGCTCAAGTGCCGATTCAGCTCTTCGATGTAGTGCTTCTGGTCTAGAATGGCTGTCATCTTTCCATcactgagagaaaaagaaacatcgGAAAGGAATCAACTTTTGAGCACGTTGTAACGTTCTTGTTAGCTTTGGTCACATTGGCCAAGTAAAATCCACTCACTCCTTTGGTGTCTCGCTGCTGGTCGCATCTTTCAGGTAGAGGGAGAAATCAATGACTGCCACCTTAAAGTGAAGGAGAGATAGCATTAACTTGTTTAGATACAAACTGGAGTCTCAACAGCTACAGCTTTTTACTGGGTACAGACCTGAGAGTCGAGGTCCTCCCCTTTAATGCACAGATTAGCGTCAATGACGTTCAGGCCAACGAGCAGCCCTCCCATCACTGCGCCTTCCTCCTCCAGCATTAAAGCGCCGGCGTCGTAAAACTCACTAGGGGATTGAAATGTACACAAGATGGCACTTTTGTACTCgcttttcctcctgcagcataAATTCTTCCTTCTTGACTTTACAAACCTCAGGAGGTCCTTGCGGTCCAACAGGGTCTTCAAGTAGTCGGCTACTTTCTTCTGCATGAGCGCCAAATGCAGCCAGGCCCGGGCCCGCCCTAAACCCGTTCTGGGGAAGAGCAGCAGATCATGAACACAACTATACAGGCGAAAAGGGTTCTTGACTTTTTGTAGCTGCCAGTGTTTCTAGTACAGATAAACCAATgcgatattaatatctgtaccAATCCcgatgttggaaaaaaaaaatttctagatCTGGTAATGGTGACTTTATGGTtgatccataagggcagatctattcagtctaacgCTACGCTTTGTGCTCCGAACAACATCAAGctctattgtttttttcatattatattCAGAATTTAGCTTTCTGAGccatttgaaagaagatttgttgcattttatttgtacatgTTTGACAAAATAGTcaacctgttgtttttgtcagtttcagtatcgttatcatttattttacattggcagctatactcctaattgcactgactgaaaatatttgttgtgattttttttttagaagtttcaCCTAGCTTGTGAGCTATTGGTGTACTATTGGTGTACACCTGTAGTACACTTGTACTATTGGTACTATTAGTACATTGTTATCAAAtgtgtaattcagtacatttatatctgtgtttttaaaaaaagaatgttttaagtaaattcagTGATGTTCTTCTGTATCGGAGTCAGCCTATACTAAGCCTCGGATATCTGTATTGATATCGGGAGTGAAAAAAGTATATCGGTTCAGCAATAGTTTCTACACATGTTTAAGTCAAAATTCACAACTACTCCAGAGTCAAATTCCAGATTAATCAATTTACAACAGTGATTAATGGATGAATGTGTAGAGGAAAGGATAGAGACTGCTGGtttgatggaaagaaaaacagaaacacagatggATAGATGGACCAATAGTGAAACTGATAGACGATTAGAAAGACAAAACAGATACATGTACAATTTGGCAATGGTATCCCTTTTCTAAATTCATGTTCCTTTTCCATCATTCTCCAGGATATTCCATACTTTTCCAGGCTGTGAAGAGAGCAGGAACCCTGGACAACATACCTAATGCCAGGCAGGTCTCTGGCACTTGTGGCGATGTTGGCAGACTCTGGACACAACTTCTCAACAAGCTCCAGAGGCCCCCATATGGACTTGTTCTGACCAATAAAGGACTTCTTGGCTGAAAGAACACGGAGTGTAAAAGTCACTTATGCTAACCTTAACGCTGTCCTCACAGAAAATAGCGCTTGCTTCCGTCGACCAGACAGCTCACCTTTAAGGCCGTGTTTGAGGCAGTGTTCAAGGACCAGGAAAAACTGCTGAAGAGGAGGGTACTCGGAGTCGAGAGTCCTGCCCAGGCTCAAAGAGGACTGGATCAAAACTTTGATGCTTAACTTCATCATGCTGAGGAGGTTGGATCTCTCTATGGCCATCGGGTCTTTAGTGGGTacaactgtaaaataaaaaacgaaAAACTTTGCATCAGTAAGGCAGGCGTGACTTCACCATAACAAGCACAAACTTCTTGACATAACTGCATATCATCAAATCTCAAGCTACGTTTCATGCCCACAGAGTCATGTGTTGTGACAGCTGACAGGAACTAAAGAGGAAGCAGCAGTCTCTTAAGTGTTTGCAACTTGGAAGAAAGTAGTCCCTAGTTTGattgaataaagtttgaaatAGTTGCAACCTACCGGGAAGCTTTTCTGCAGTGCTGTTCAGATCATTTTCTGCCTCCTTCTCGCTTGCAGAAGCCACGGCGGAATCCTGGGAGGCTTTTCTTGGGGCGGCTGCGTAGCTCATCCCGCTGCTGATAGTCTCCGTGGCCTTCCGAGCCAGAGAGAGGATCGGAGCCGACCAGCTGTTCTCTGCCGCGGCCGGGTGAGTATTCTCGGGTGGGTCCCGACACTGACTACCGGTGGGTTCATCGTCGGTCGCCAGACCCGAAACTTCCTGTTCGCCTGGCTCTGGTTTTTCTACGTGATCCTCAACAGCTGTGTTTACCTCCAATGTTtggtcggccatgtttgtttcccCCTCCTCCCCTTTTTCCACGTGACTCACGTGACCAGTTCGGCTCAATCACGCGCGCTGTAAGAAATGAACTCTTCTTCTATTTATTCATGGGCGATGAACGAATAATTCTTTATGATccattaccgccaccttctggACAAACAAAATCCCCAATTTATACAGATAGGTCATTTTTTTCCTATCCAACTCAAGAGCTGGTGGCAATGAGttgcaatattttaaagtttcaaaacCGCATAAAAATATGCTCCAAAAACAGTTTCATTATATAAAAACTATATAAACACATCACTGTTGTAAAAATGCAGTTTCAAAATTATAGATGTTAAGTCACAAGTTGTCGAAAGTAAATATCTGTGAAGTCAACTCAACAGAGGATGCGACCAGTgactatctgtctgtctgtctgtgtgtgtgtatatatatatatatatatatatatatatatatatatatatatatatatatatatatatatatatatatatatatatatatatatatatatatatatatatatatatatatatatatataatgacactTAGCgatattattgtgttttgttgctctgGTCTGAGGATGGTTGCGTGTCAAAAGAGAAGAGGATGCTGCTATGTCTTACCATTGCACTGACTTGCTTGGCATTTGCAcataaatcaaactgaaaactatattaatttaatttcatatagCCTACTTTACCCTTTCAAAaggctgctgttttattttataactgcaGGTTGCGTTTTATTGCATTCCGTTTATTGCCCAGATAAGGGGCACGTTATGCACGTTCCGTTTTGTCGATCACACATTTACGGCGAGTATTTACAAAGAGCGATCACCGTTATGCAAACTGCATGTTGGAGCAGATTTTCCGAgttccaaaaggaaaaaaatgacccTTTCCCCATCgatcttcataataaaaatgatatcaaaaatctgatttctttattGCATTCCTTTAATTTGATCAATGCAACGAAACACAATACATGAATATTGTAAGGGAAGGTAAACTTAAAGCACCATTGTACAACAGAGTAGTCACGTGCGTCATTCCGTCCAGGACGCACtgcagggaaaataaacattcaatCATGAATGCTAATTATCTATACACTTAGTCATTTTGATAATAGGCTAATATAGCTAATATAGACACTTAAAGCTTGTTTTCCCTTCGTTATAAACCTTATAtaagacttttaatttttttgcggctccaaacatatttttaatttttattttttttgaggaaACAGAGGTAATTTAATGGCAGTTCTGTTTCCGAACATGTTTGGTGCAGTTCAAAGATTTACCAAAAAGCGGCGCCACCAAGCTGtgtcttccccccccccctatTTCTTTACTTGTAGGTTTTTACAAGATACTTGTATTATCAACATTACAGTTATGAAGGATAGGCTAGTTTTACAAACATAACCCCAAGCCCCAAGCCCCACCCCTATAGctaaacacctttttttttgtttgttatatCTATCATATATGGCAAAGTATTACTAACGTCCGGGACTATCAGGACACCCATGTCCACGCCCTGGCAGAGTAAAAACCACTAGGGTCTATCTATGCGAAATCACTCGGGGTGTGGGTTGACTGcatcagcaggaggaagaggaggagttgcGTACAGCAGCCCTTATTACTACCGTGCCTCAGTCCTGCCCTCGACAGCCGAGCCGCTCCGACCTCCAAATCACATCTAGAGCTCCCGAACAGGCGGAATTAACCTCAAAagactaaaacaagaaaaaactatcaacaaaaaaaacccaaaaaaaaaaacccaagacaTCCACGGGGGAAAAGTTGGAGAACAAAGGATATTTACTGGAATACAACAAATCTAAACGCGCcgctaattttcattttgttggaaTATTTGACACCATGAGGATTTTCCCCGTTGTGCTCCTGCTTGTTCACAGCTTGGGTAAGTGTTCAATGAGCCAGTATAGAGCTCTTCGTACAAATAcaacagtgtttgtttttctgtaccCCTACTCTCTCTTCCCCCGAAGCCCTAAGTATTggttgacctttttttttttttttttaaatctaatcatCTATCTCATTTCCAgtatctaatttttaaaaaatgtcatcttAAATCGTTGGTCTCTGAAATGCCATGCTGCTCTGGAGTTAATGGGGTCATCTGTCTATTTTAGATGAAGCTTTATGTAACtggatacatttatttttaactcatATTCTTGCCATGACATTAGCTAAGAGTCTGTCCATGAAATTTGGGGGTGTGAATGTTTGGGTCTTGCCTTTGGCTACATTTTGTTCCCAAACCACATAAGTACTTAACATGGATTTTTAGCTGCTGCAGTGCTTTGGAGCAAAGCCCAAATAAGCTATTTACTTGCGACCAAACATGGATTAGTAGTGTAACTAAAATCCCCTCCCAATCCCACCTGGAGCTTGCTTGTGTGCAACATGTCTCAACTTGCCCAGCAATCTCTGCCCAGGTGGAGTTCAGTTCATTACTTCTACCCTCAGAGTAGTAGCTTCTGCTTCTGGGACTCAaattctctccttttttttgtccctCTCTCCTCCAGTTGTGTCCAGATTGGCCAGTGGGGCTGCAGTTGATCGGCATGAGGGCGACAGGCAGCGGCACACGTCTGTCTTCAACCTTTTAGACACAACCAGGGACCGGAGGGCTGAGGAGGAGCGCACAGGTGCCACAACAGTGCAGCATGGCCAGGAAGgcaaggaagaggaggaggatgatggaTATTACTACGATGATGAGTCTGAAGACGAAATGTCCGGAGACTATGACATGGATCTGCCACGAGGTAAGGCAGGATCTTGAGTTACTTTTCTAAAATCCTTCAGTATTTTTTGTCTGCATGCCATTTAATGACCCAACTTACTAACCTCTGAGTAGCTCTTTGAATGAAACTTAGCCATGAAAATAGCTGAACAGACTGTGTAGGCAATGCTTTAGTCTTTACTTCTAAAAACAAGTGTCTTTATTAAGGTGTATGCCTTTATTTGCTCTCTAACACTGGAAATCCTCATGTACTGTCTGACTAGATTACTGTGCCATTACATAGTTACAACCAGCAGTGTGGGAATAAAGGTGCAATAGTCATCAACAGCAGAAATGACAACACTGTTGAGTCCAGACTtagctgaatgtttttttttttggctttattggTTCAGTTGCCATGTTGAGCAAAGTGCAGGCGCTGTTCGTATTTTGAACGAGCCTTATCATTAATAACTATACAAAAAGCTAGAGTCTTTAGTAATCATGTAAAGACTGCACTTATGTGatggggtttttatttttgcattgttgGTGAAGTCACCatgacaataaaactgaaagtccTTTCATTAGCCAGAATGAGATTGTTTGACAGTGAGAAAGTAAGAAACAAACTCGAGTCTCACTCTAGAAGCAACATGTCAGCCTTTACTttactcatcttttttttccccatctttaTTGGTTTAGTCGCCATGTCAAGCAAACCCAAAGACCCATCATCCCTCCCGGAGCCCCGAAACACAGAAGAAACCCAAAGAAGAGGAAAGGGAATAAAGAAAGGGAAAGGCAAGGGAAAGAAGAGGAATCCATGTCTGAAAAAGTACAAGGACTTTTGCATTCATGGCACCTGCCTGTACCTGAGGGAAATCCGTGCCCCATCTTGTGTGTAAGTACCAAAACTCTGCAAGCACCTGGATATCACCTTCTGAAATAATGATCAGCAATATGAACTAATTGAGTACCTCTTATGCTTGCAGCTGCGATCCAGATTACTCTGGCGAAAGGTGCCAGTTATTTACGCTGCTTGTCCATACCCCGGAGGGCTACAGCAGGACCACGGCTTTAGCAGTGATAGCTGTGGTGCTTTCATCCGTTTGCCTCACCATCATCGGCCTCTTATTAATGCTAAGGTGAGTAGAACACACATTAGACGCCatgaagaacaataaaaaaaaaaaaagagtgaaataatctgactaATCCaccgtttctttttttaaaattattttcaggttTCACAAGCGTGGAGCGTATGATGTAGAGAGCGAGGAGAAGGTGAAGTTGGGGCTGGCGTCCAACAACTGAAACCACAAACAGAGGTGAGCGGTTCAGAACTGACCTATTATCCCAGACGTTACCTAGAAGCTTCTTTGTATCTTCATTAGATTaaccgtttatttatttattttttatcatatcAGGCATAAATGCAGAAATTCTACCTCAAACTGGAAAAACAGAAGCGTACTGCAACGGGAGGTCCAGGAGGAAACATGAACGTATGCGGAGATGGGAGCTGAGAGCGCTCAGATGGATGTTCGATATCTGGTCAGCTGTGGGCGACCGGATCGGTATCCCCTCAGGCGTCCACTAGAATAGGGGGCATCTTCCACGAAGCGAGATACAGAAGGGCTTAGAAGATGGACTGAAGATGGGATCGgcaggaagaaaacaagaagaagggATGATGTTTAGACTCTGCTCTGCTTCGTGACTGTGTGAAAAGAAAACGTTTCAAGTGGAACTGAAAACTTTAAACAGCAAGGATAGCTCAATTTGGACTCTTTTCTCTcgtgagaaaatgttttgtatttttcctgcacacctttttttcttttcctgtacagtaaacattatatttataagtttaatttatttatttaaatgtatttataggGATATTGTTCCCTCaagtagtttttaaaattgtaatgttacaattctttttatatttgctattgaacaatatttatttataaaacaaacgggcagaaaacaaaatcacaaaaaagctCTTTGCCTTTATTTACAATTTTCCTTGTGTAGCCAATTTTATCCAGTTTTGGCAAAATCCAAAGTGATCCAAAGCACTGTAATTATTaaattccaaataaaatgtttatttggttaatttctgtttattattattattttttttatctttgttaaaatataaacaacttTTTGGAAGCTACCAATATCATACCAGGTGAACTCAGTTGGATTGTAAAACCAGTAGACCCcatcgtgttttttttttggtttttttgcccAATGGCACATCAGAGTTGAAGATCAGGGACGTCTCCTTCCCTTAGCTCGACTTTATCCTGCAGGCTCAGGGATTTGAAGGCCAGAAAGTAAAGGAGTTTCTTTGTTTGgctttctgttttctaaaaaaaaaaaggtcaacaaagagttttttttttttttacaaatttctcCACCAACTGTACAGATACCAGACCCTCTTTTACCTTATGAGAACATAATCAATACTGAAGTGAAAACTGGCTGTATGGAGAGAAGTTgaattgttttttgtcttaTCAGTGGAGATAGTGTCACGCTGccaaagtgaaagaaaaaaaaaagtgaattaagATGTTCCACCCTTTCAAATCCtgatttgtcatttttgaaGTGATGATTTGTGATTGATTTGttcattgcaaaataaaaaaaaaaatcttgacatTTTGAGTGTTTCCTCATTATTACATTTCATTATGCTGGTGTGTAATTCTCAGTCATTCAGTATATGACAATGATGGGTGCTTAAATACAAGGTAACTGAATTTCTCTTGTTGTTCCACCTCTTATccaaaaggattttttttagctaCTGCATGGTTGGAAGGATCAGGAAAGTTGTGGCCAGAGAAATCGCCCAAATGGGTCCGTTAAGGTCACATGAGTCACTGGCCCTACCCTCTATTCAGTTAATGTTGGGCTGTTGCCACTTGACAATCCAAACATTTTACCTAACGATGCCAACATGTCAGCTTTTTTGGCCACATGTCAAGAAAGTAAAAGTCCAAATGCCTTCTATTTAAACACTAGAAATTACTCTTCATTTCACAAATGAACAGATTCAGATGTTCCATGCTTTCTCCATGCATCTTTTAAGTGAGgtcaactttatttttgccCTTTTATCAACTTCCTGACTTGGCCCACACATTAATGCCTGCATGGAGATACCATCGGTTTGCTCTTTTGTCCTGTTCGGGACCTGTAATTATAgtaaacacaatatttttatttcctttcgcTGTGACGTATTTGCAACCTTTATGCGCCACAGCACCTGCATCCTGGCCTACAGGGCTATTATGTCCTGCTGCCTttaaaaggcaaatattattaGTTTGAGCTGTATATAGAGTTATAAAGCTGACCCTGTTTATTATGTTTAGCTTCAGTCGGACAATTGTGGAGTGACATTAATATGTTGTGTATAGGGAGGGGCTTTCTTGAAATCAATTTGTTTACATTGTTGACAGCATCATCAGTTTCACTGAAAGATTAACCTCAAGCATACTAAAATTTTTGCACCGCTGATTTGTCCCCTTGAAGAC
This Xiphophorus hellerii strain 12219 chromosome 23, Xiphophorus_hellerii-4.1, whole genome shotgun sequence DNA region includes the following protein-coding sequences:
- the rufy1 gene encoding RUN and FYVE domain-containing protein 1, with protein sequence MADQTLEVNTAVEDHVEKPEPGEQEVSGLATDDEPTGSQCRDPPENTHPAAAENSWSAPILSLARKATETISSGMSYAAAPRKASQDSAVASASEKEAENDLNSTAEKLPVVPTKDPMAIERSNLLSMMKLSIKVLIQSSLSLGRTLDSEYPPLQQFFLVLEHCLKHGLKAKKSFIGQNKSIWGPLELVEKLCPESANIATSARDLPGIRTGLGRARAWLHLALMQKKVADYLKTLLDRKDLLSEFYDAGALMLEEEGAVMGGLLVGLNVIDANLCIKGEDLDSQVAVIDFSLYLKDATSSETPKDDGKMTAILDQKHYIEELNRHLSGTVTDLQAKMDSLEKTNSKLMEELTAATDRINSLQGEQEQLRQENDSILLTSQKKEEAVLQDSQVELETYKQTRQGLDEMYNVVWKQYKEEKRIRQELERELELQMGLKKEMEVAMKLLEKDTHEKQDTLAALRLQLDQVKTLNLQMFHKAEDSGRQVEKKQAEAVQLEQRINEMEKATVELEERLQKSEQQSQQTDQSDKDMRVELEAKVEAFQKQLTDLDTLRMGLENELRAEREQRQSLQKALQREQDNSTELRTQLQQLQGLHTELQDLKTEKKQLQQRCEQQEQALQEMGLHLSQSKLKMEDFKEVNKALKGHAWMKDDEATQCKQCQKEFSISRRKHHCRNCGDIYCNTCSSNELALPSYPRPVRVCDVCHSLLLQRSSSTAS
- the hbegfa gene encoding heparin-binding EGF-like growth factor a; amino-acid sequence: MRIFPVVLLLVHSLVVSRLASGAAVDRHEGDRQRHTSVFNLLDTTRDRRAEEERTGATTVQHGQEGKEEEEDDGYYYDDESEDEMSGDYDMDLPRVAMSSKPKDPSSLPEPRNTEETQRRGKGIKKGKGKGKKRNPCLKKYKDFCIHGTCLYLREIRAPSCVCDPDYSGERCQLFTLLVHTPEGYSRTTALAVIAVVLSSVCLTIIGLLLMLRFHKRGAYDVESEEKVKLGLASNN